The Candidatus Krumholzibacteriia bacterium genome contains a region encoding:
- a CDS encoding VOC family protein has protein sequence MKRTWTIIGVRDVVGSCEWYQSLFDQPETPPAHDYFGQILDSDGTVLLCFHEWGAHEHPPLVSPDHGKPGNGLLLFFRVDDFDMALPRARALVSRLEEEPHVNPSTGTMEFSLRDPDGYYVTISALSAT, from the coding sequence ATGAAGCGCACGTGGACGATCATCGGGGTACGCGATGTCGTTGGCAGCTGCGAATGGTACCAGTCGCTCTTTGACCAGCCGGAGACGCCTCCCGCCCATGATTACTTCGGGCAAATCCTCGACTCTGATGGAACGGTCTTGCTCTGTTTTCATGAGTGGGGTGCACACGAGCATCCCCCCTTGGTGAGCCCTGATCACGGGAAGCCTGGAAACGGCCTCCTCTTGTTTTTCCGTGTCGACGATTTCGACATGGCCCTGCCAAGGGCACGGGCTCTCGTCAGTCGGCTCGAAGAGGAGCCGCACGTGAATCCGAGCACAGGAACTATGGAGTTCTCGCTCCGAGATCCGGACGGGTATTACGTCACGATCAGTGCGCTCTCTGCGACTTGA
- a CDS encoding DUF3224 domain-containing protein — protein sequence MKKVANARFTIKSWDEKPYSEGPDMPKLTRASVTKTYTGDIEGEGQVEYLMMYRSDGSASFVGLERVVGRFAGKTGAFVLQRTGVFESGQSKESYSVIPGSTTGELRGLEGDGVSALGHGNEYPFTLHYDLL from the coding sequence ATGAAGAAAGTTGCGAATGCTCGGTTCACCATCAAGAGCTGGGATGAGAAGCCCTATAGCGAGGGCCCGGACATGCCAAAACTCACTCGAGCCAGCGTCACCAAGACCTACACCGGGGACATCGAGGGGGAGGGACAGGTCGAATACCTGATGATGTACCGCAGCGACGGTTCGGCTTCCTTCGTCGGACTCGAGCGGGTCGTCGGGCGATTCGCCGGCAAGACCGGCGCCTTTGTGCTCCAACGCACCGGCGTGTTCGAAAGCGGCCAGTCGAAGGAGTCCTATTCCGTCATTCCCGGTTCCACGACGGGTGAGCTGCGCGGCCTCGAGGGTGACGGGGTATCCGCCCTTGGGCACGGCAACGAGTATCCCTTCACGCTGCACTATGATCTGCTCTAG
- a CDS encoding DUF1801 domain-containing protein: MASKTSKKSVKVAKKTAARRVVTKPTLLAGGNPQIAMGDGDAPVQAYIAAMPGWKRDLGRRLDALIVRNVPNVRKAVKWNSPFFGIEGQGWFVDFHCFTKYVKVAFFRGTSLRPVPPGDSKHEEVRYLDIHEDDQLDEAQLAAWIRQAAALPGWIP; this comes from the coding sequence ATGGCCAGCAAGACGTCCAAGAAGTCAGTGAAGGTCGCAAAGAAGACCGCTGCCAGGCGGGTCGTTACGAAGCCGACCCTCCTCGCAGGCGGGAACCCTCAGATCGCGATGGGCGACGGCGACGCCCCGGTGCAGGCCTACATCGCGGCCATGCCGGGCTGGAAACGCGACCTCGGGCGCCGCCTCGACGCACTCATCGTGCGCAATGTGCCCAACGTCCGCAAGGCCGTGAAGTGGAACTCGCCCTTCTTTGGCATCGAGGGCCAGGGCTGGTTCGTCGACTTCCATTGCTTCACGAAGTACGTCAAGGTGGCTTTCTTCCGCGGCACGTCGTTGCGTCCTGTTCCCCCTGGCGATTCCAAGCACGAGGAAGTGCGCTACCTCGACATCCACGAGGACGACCAGCTCGACGAGGCGCAGTTGGCGGCGTGGATCCGGCAGGCGGCCGCCCTGCCGGGCTGGATCCCGTAG
- a CDS encoding class I SAM-dependent methyltransferase → MNPNKALWEKGDFTRIAETMRDSGEALVKKLGVTKGHKVLDLGCGDGTTAIPQARLGADVLGVDIAQNLVEAGNIRARELGLTNCRFQEGDACDLHELKDQDFDLVVSIFGAMFAPKPFDVAKEMVRVAKPGGRIVMGNWIPGDPTLVAQILKISSEYTPPPPEGFISPMTWGIESNVTERFGAAGIRSERIAFDRDTFTFNYPGAPSALLELFRKYYGPTMNAFDAAEKNGRAADLQRELGALFDRHNKHTSKDATSIPATFLRVTVVV, encoded by the coding sequence ATGAATCCAAACAAAGCACTCTGGGAGAAGGGCGATTTCACTCGCATTGCTGAAACCATGCGTGACAGCGGCGAGGCGCTCGTGAAGAAGCTCGGCGTCACCAAAGGGCACAAGGTCCTGGATCTCGGTTGCGGCGATGGAACGACAGCAATTCCTCAGGCAAGACTCGGGGCGGATGTGCTGGGCGTCGATATCGCGCAAAACCTGGTTGAAGCCGGAAACATCCGCGCCAGGGAGCTAGGCCTGACGAATTGCAGGTTTCAGGAAGGTGATGCGTGCGATTTGCATGAGCTGAAGGATCAGGACTTCGACCTCGTCGTGAGTATCTTTGGAGCCATGTTTGCGCCGAAGCCGTTCGACGTTGCCAAGGAGATGGTGCGGGTGGCGAAACCCGGAGGTCGCATCGTCATGGGCAACTGGATTCCAGGTGATCCGACGCTGGTGGCGCAAATTCTGAAGATCAGTTCCGAATACACACCGCCACCGCCGGAGGGTTTCATCAGCCCGATGACCTGGGGTATCGAGAGCAACGTGACCGAGCGATTCGGTGCAGCGGGAATTCGCAGCGAACGGATTGCGTTCGACCGAGACACGTTTACGTTCAACTATCCCGGGGCACCGTCGGCACTTCTGGAGCTATTCCGGAAGTACTATGGGCCAACGATGAATGCATTCGATGCGGCGGAAAAGAACGGGCGCGCCGCTGACCTGCAGAGGGAACTGGGAGCTTTGTTCGACAGGCATAACAAGCACACGAGCAAGGATGCCACCTCCATTCCAGCAACCTTCTTGCGGGTCACAGTGGTCGTTTGA